A single region of the Deefgea piscis genome encodes:
- the astE gene encoding succinylglutamate desuccinylase, which yields MSRFLQETLSGNTAIALPYCLPTGAGVQVMDEGVIRFEPQDIDNTALDLVISCGIHGNETAPVELVDQLIEQIMLGAIKVRARVLFIFGNVAALRLGHRFVEEDMNRLFSRTPEVEDGIEKRRAAMLEMHVMRFFQANAQAKKPRFHYDLHTAIHGSLIEKFAIYPLPKPGNTFSTVEIARLSLAGVDTVLLQSTVSSTFSFFSSRHCNAAAFTIELGSARPFGENQQIDLSKMAAYLQQLIQGELPTPDLVPEQVQVFRVSREVIKKTNDFKFAIDGKTDNFTPLAQGLVLAEDQGEQFIVEEANARIIFPNPDVPPGLRAGLVIVPAKDFDI from the coding sequence ATGAGTCGTTTTTTACAAGAAACATTATCAGGAAATACCGCCATCGCCTTGCCGTACTGCTTGCCGACAGGGGCTGGCGTACAGGTGATGGATGAGGGGGTGATTCGATTCGAGCCGCAAGACATCGATAATACGGCATTGGATTTGGTGATCTCCTGCGGTATTCATGGGAATGAAACTGCACCCGTTGAATTAGTCGATCAGCTGATTGAGCAAATCATGCTGGGTGCAATTAAAGTGCGCGCACGGGTGTTGTTTATTTTTGGCAATGTGGCGGCTTTGCGTTTAGGGCACCGTTTTGTTGAAGAAGACATGAATCGACTGTTTTCTCGCACGCCAGAGGTGGAAGACGGCATTGAGAAAAGGCGCGCCGCCATGCTAGAAATGCATGTAATGCGGTTTTTTCAAGCCAATGCACAAGCGAAAAAACCTAGGTTTCATTACGATTTACATACGGCGATTCACGGTTCTTTGATTGAAAAGTTTGCAATTTATCCGCTACCTAAACCGGGAAATACCTTCTCGACCGTTGAAATCGCGCGTTTGTCATTGGCAGGGGTCGATACGGTGTTATTACAATCGACGGTATCGAGTACCTTTTCGTTTTTTTCCAGCCGACATTGTAATGCCGCAGCATTTACCATTGAGTTAGGTAGTGCGCGTCCGTTTGGCGAAAATCAGCAAATCGACTTATCAAAAATGGCCGCCTATTTGCAGCAATTGATACAAGGGGAGCTGCCAACGCCAGATTTGGTGCCGGAGCAGGTGCAAGTATTCCGTGTTTCGCGTGAAGTGATTAAAAAAACCAATGATTTTAAATTTGCCATTGATGGCAAAACAGATAACTTTACGCCCTTGGCGCAAGGTTTAGTTTTGGCGGAAGATCAAGGTGAGCAATTTATTGTTGAAGAGGCGAACGCACGGATTATTTTCCCTAATCCTGATGTGCCACCCGGTTTGCGCGCGGGCTTGGTGATTGTGCCAGCAAAAGATTTTGATATTTAA
- a CDS encoding C40 family peptidase, whose amino-acid sequence MKWIIILTTLFSLSALPVYADEEMPVGEVATPSSWGANKPSGNTASKAKRNKKSAEKQADYTPAQDLLLSAMSLIGVKYTWGGDTPESGLDCSGFIRYVFQNSMNLTLPRTAFEMAQKGKTIDKSELKPGDLVFFNTLGRTFSHVGIYLGDNRFIHSPRAGRSVEVANMGINYWTTRFTGARRMADAGNSEGLNVNAMLTASSNENKRSAVATSSASSSSKRVCKKVTTGKGKNKKTVTQCSTVTSKPSTVQARKTTKAQKSATTSRKASSKKVTANKNVAKKPANKTPRKVAPKTSSAKPKATNQAKK is encoded by the coding sequence ATGAAATGGATCATCATTCTCACCACACTATTTAGCCTGAGCGCACTCCCTGTCTATGCCGACGAGGAGATGCCAGTTGGCGAAGTTGCGACCCCAAGTAGCTGGGGCGCCAACAAACCCAGCGGCAATACCGCCAGTAAAGCCAAGCGCAATAAAAAATCTGCTGAAAAACAAGCTGACTATACACCGGCTCAGGATTTACTTTTATCTGCAATGAGCTTAATTGGTGTGAAATACACTTGGGGCGGCGACACGCCTGAATCGGGGCTCGATTGCAGCGGTTTTATTCGCTATGTTTTTCAAAATTCGATGAATTTAACCTTGCCTCGCACCGCCTTCGAGATGGCGCAAAAAGGTAAAACCATCGACAAATCAGAATTAAAACCAGGCGACTTGGTTTTTTTCAACACCTTAGGCAGAACGTTCTCTCACGTTGGCATTTATCTGGGTGACAATCGTTTCATTCATTCACCACGCGCTGGGCGCAGCGTCGAAGTGGCCAATATGGGCATTAACTATTGGACAACGCGCTTTACTGGTGCGCGTCGAATGGCCGACGCAGGCAACTCTGAAGGCTTAAATGTAAACGCCATGCTGACTGCCAGCAGCAATGAAAACAAACGCAGCGCAGTGGCGACTTCATCAGCAAGCAGTAGCAGCAAACGAGTTTGTAAAAAAGTAACCACCGGCAAAGGCAAGAACAAAAAAACGGTGACGCAATGCTCAACTGTTACCAGTAAGCCAAGTACAGTACAAGCCCGTAAAACGACAAAAGCGCAAAAAAGCGCCACGACGAGTCGCAAAGCAAGTAGTAAAAAAGTAACTGCTAACAAAAATGTGGCGAAAAAACCGGCGAATAAAACCCCGCGTAAAGTCGCCCCAAAAACCAGCAGCGCAAAACCCAAAGCGACAAATCAAGCTAAAAAATAA